Proteins from one Malassezia vespertilionis chromosome 2, complete sequence genomic window:
- the LYS2 gene encoding L-2-aminoadipate reductase (TransMembrane:1 (o1033-1052i); EggNog:ENOG503NWTQ; antiSMASH:Cluster_1; COG:Q; BUSCO:EOG092603D0; SMCOG1127:condensation domain-containing protein): MSKLEFWTRQLQNLPRLALPTDYPRPSGTGAVHAIKSATLPAPISKALARLALYENEDKAESHSRFDDADDASVDDSVRVSHLLLAALVILIHRYTGDTDILIASNDPSTGGVLVLRIAMDPNDTFWQVARRVQAVESEAIRNNVAYEDLERHLHERAPDGSTDMQPLFRVRFFDETGTDVRRFMQRTNLTTDMSLFVTAPETAVDPEGGAEQIQASHAPTQQFRSLQYQPVALHIAYNALLFSAQRIEGVLAQLAQLIRSAAHNPLQPIGKIVLRTPEEAALLPNPAGDLDWCGYRGSITSIFEQNAKAFPERRCLVESRSEYAASLAPPASSVRTVSYGELDRASNVVAHRLLQAGVQREEVVTVYAYRGIDLVIAVLATLKAGATFSVIDPGYPPLRQNIYLQVAKPRALVVLAKAGKIHPTVRKCIQEELDLRVEIPALELHANGELTGGAVDGVDVLDTTQALAPASTDVLLGPDSIATLSFTSGSTGIPKGVEGRHYSLTHFFPWMGERFGLDSSARFTMLSGIAHDPIQRDIFTPLFFGAELHIPTAEDIGTPGRLAEWMAATGASVTHLTPAMGQLLSAQATAQIPCLKNAFFVGDILTKRDCSRLQALAKNVRIVNMYGTTETQRAVSYFAIPPVSQDASFLTRQKDVMPAGEGMLDVQLLVVNRNDRQETCAVGETGEIYVRSGGLAEGYLGPPQVTAEKFLFNWLAPDLHIKDTLHDTPYSDLWKGPRDRMYRTGDLGRYMPNGIVECTGRADDQIKIRGFRIELGEIDTHLSRHPAVRENVTLVRRDKDEEKVLVSYFVPNADAAFESESETELLQHTSQEQREILRGITRNRMLIREIREYLKQKLPTYSVPTLYVPLAKMPLNPNGKIDKPALPFPDTVLAQRLAQATSKRTFGGAGPQSAAEKTIAALWTTLLPAVAQPVPMDESFFDMGGHSILATRLVFAMRQAFAVHVPLGLVFEAPSVRALAAAVDKLKSGETILEPARSVEKVQAELDYAQDAAALLSAVPHSFSSIPPRPRTVLLTGATGFLGAFVLYDLLHKRADHIEKVYVHARADDAAAALQRIEQALSLRGLWNASWVQSGRLKAVLGDLAAPKLGMCDADWDSVAHEADLVVHNGALVHWVYPYARLRAANVLSTLAAIELCATGKPKALAFVSSTSALDTEHYIRLSDALSEGQGVSEQDTLDGSARGLTSGYGQSKWAAERLVMAAAHRGLQASIVRPGYVVGDSRTGVANTDDFLFRLVKGSVQLGLIPDMDNTVNMVPVDHVARITALAALATPSLPRCAATGATVFHVTSHPAVRYNAFLGALAVYGWDVQRVEYVEWRAQLENHVLNAAQDGENAASNALFPLLHFVLDNLPVSTKSPELSDTNTEALLRRANALDVVRGVDERMLGLYFAWLVAVRFLPPPPHGARLPALPNDAVLEAVGRGSAN; the protein is encoded by the coding sequence ATGAGCAAGCTCGAGTTCTGGACGCGCCAGCTGCAGAATCTGCCGCGGCTAGCACTGCCGACCGATTATCCCCGTCCCTCCGGTACaggcgccgtgcatgcgatCAAATCAGCGACGTTGCCCGCACCGATAAGCAAAGCCCTTGCACGTTTGGCGCTGTACGAAAATGAGGACAAGGCCGAGTCACACTCGCGCTTCGACGATGCCGACGATGCGAGCGTGGACGATAGCGTGCGTGTGAGCCATTTGCTACTTGCTGCACTAGTTATCCTGATCCACCGGTACACGGGCGACACCGACATTCTGATCGCGTCCAACGATCCGAGTACCGGCGgtgtgcttgtgctgcgcatcgccatgGATCCCAACGATACGTTTTGGCAAGTTGCAAGGCGTGTCCAGGCAGTAGAGTCAGAGGCGATCCGCAACAATGTGGCGTACGAAGATCTGGAGCGCCACCTCCACGAACGGGCGCCCGACGGCAGCACGGATATGCAGCCGCTTTTCcgcgtgcgcttctttgACGAGACAGGAACggacgtgcgccgctttaTGCAGCGGACGAACCTGACTACGGACATGTCTCTGTTTGTCACTGCGCCCGAGACCGCCGTCGACCCCGagggcggcgcggagcaAATCCAAGCGTCGCACGCCCCAACGCAGCAGTTCCGCAGTTTGCAGTACCAGCCAGTAGCGCTGCACATTGCCTACAATGCGCTCTTGTTttccgcgcagcgcatcgagggcgtgcttgcacagcttgcgcagctcattCGGTCTGCTGCACACAATCCGCTGCAGCCCATCGGCAAGATTGTGCTGCGCACTCCCGAAGAAGCCGCACTGCTTCCCAACCCTGCCGGTGATCTCGACTGGTGTGGCTACCGCGGGAGCATTACGAGCATTTTTGAGCAGAACGCAAAAGCGTTTCCCGAGCGCAGGTGCCTTGTCGAGAGCCGCTCGGAGTACGCGGCAAgtttggcgccgccggccTCGTCTGTGCGCACCGTTTCGTACGGCGAACTTGACCGTGCGAGTAATGTTGtggcgcaccgcttgcTCCAGGCCGGCGTCCAGCGTGAAGAGGTCGTGACCGTGTATGCATACCGCGGCATTGATCTGGTGATTGCCGTGCTTGCCACGCTCAAGGCCGGCGCGACGTTTAGTGTAATCGATCCTGGCTACCCTCCTTTGCGGCAGAACATTTACCTCCAAGTCGCTaagccgcgcgcgctaGTTGTGCTTGCAAAAGCCGGCAAGATCCACCCAAccgtgcgcaaatgcatCCAGGAAGAGCTCGATTTGCGCGTCGAGATTCCCGCGCTTGAACTGCACGCCAACGGCGAGCTTaccggcggcgctgtggACGGCGTGGATGTCTTGGACACGACACAAGCGCTTGCACCCGCCTCGACCGATGTCCTTCTCGGCCCCGACAGCATCGCGACGCTCTCCTTTACGTCTGGCTCCACTGGCATTCCTAAAGGCGTCGAAGGGCGCCACTATAGTCTAACGCACTTTTTCCCTTGGATGGGCGAGCGCTTTGGCCTggacagcagcgcgcgcttcacAATGCTCAGCGGCATTGCCCACGATCccatccagcgcgacatCTTCACGCCGCTCTTTTTtggcgccgagctgcacaTTCCCACGGCCGAAGATATCGGCACGCCTGGGCGCCTCGCCGAGTGGATGGCTGCTACTGGCGCGAGCGTTACGCACTTGACGCCTGCGATGGGCCAGCTGCTCTCTGCCCAGGCCACTGCACAGATCCCATGCCTAAAGAATGCCTTTTTCGTCGGTGACATCCTCACCAAGCGCGACTGCTCGCGCCTgcaagcgctcgccaaaaacgtgcgcatcgtcaaCATGTACGGCACCACCGagacgcagcgtgcggtgTCCTACTTTGCGATTCCCCCCGTGAGCCAAGACGCCTCTTTCCTTACCCGCCAAAAAGATGTGATGCCCGCCGGCGAGGGCATGCTTGACGTGCAGCTCCTTGTTGTGAACCGCAACGACCGCCAAGAGACGTGCGCGGTGGGCGAAACGGGCGAGATTTACGTGCGCTCTGGCGGTCTTGCCGAGGGCTATTTGGGCCCGCCGCAGGTCACTGCCGAAAAGTTTCTGTTCAACTGGCTCGCGCCCGACCTGCACATCAAGGATACCTTGCACGACACGCCTTACTCCGACCTCTGGAAAGGGCCACGCGACCGCATGTACCGAACTGGCGACTTGGGACGGTACATGCCGAACGGTATCGTGGAATGCACGGGCCGTGCCGACGACCAGATCAAGATCCGCGGTTTCCGCATTGAGCTGGGCGAGATTGACACGCATCTCTCGCGCCATCCCGCGGTGCGTGAAAACGTGacgcttgtgcggcgcgacaaGGACGAGGAAAAGGTGCTTGTATCCTACTTTGTCCCGaacgccgacgccgcgttCGAGTCGGAGAGCGAGACCGAgctcttgcagcacacgtcgcaagagcagcgcgagattCTGCGCGGCATCACACGCAACCGCATGCTTATCCGTGAGATTCGCGAGTACCTGAAGCAGAAGCTACCAACCTACTCGGTGCCTACGCTCTATGTCCCCCTCGCCAAGATGCCCCTCAATCCCAACGGCAAGATCGACAAGCCGGCGCTGCCGTTCCCAGACACTGTGCTTGCCCAGCGTCTTGCCCAAGCCACGTCCAAGCGCACttttggcggcgccggcCCCCAATCTGCCGCTGAAAAGAcgatcgccgcgctgtggACAACGCTGCTCCCCGCGGTTGCACAGCCCGTGCCTATGGACGAGTCGTTCTTTGACATGGGCGGCCACTCGATCCTTGCGACGCGCCTGGTGTTTGCCATGCGCCAGGCATTtgccgtgcatgtgccgctcggcctcgtctttgaggcgccgagcgtgcgtgctTTGGCTGCTGCCGTCGACAAGCTCAAGAGCGGCGAGACCATTCTGGAgccggcgcgctcggtgGAAAAGGTGCAGGCCGAGCTGGACTATGCCCAAGACGCGGCTGCGCTCCTGTCTGCAGTGCCGCACTCCTTCTCCAGCATTCCTCCACGCCCCCGCACCGTGCTGCTGACTGGCGCGACGGGCTTCCTCGGCGCCTTTGTGCTCTACGATCTcctgcacaagcgcgcggacCACATCGAGAAGGTCTATGttcacgcgcgcgccgacgacgcggcggcggcgctgcagcgcatcgagcaggcCCTGTCTCTGCGTGGCCTGTGGAATGCGTCGTGGGTGCAGAGCGGCCGTTTGAAAGCGGTGCTCGGCgaccttgcagcgccgaaACTCGGCATGTGCGACGCGGACTGGgacagcgtcgcgcacgaggCTGATTTGGTCGTGCAcaatggcgcgcttgtgcactGGGTCTACCCCTACGCAAgactgcgcgcggcgaatgTCCTGTCCACCCTTGCTGCGATAGAGCTTTGTGCGACTGGGAAGCCCAAAGCACTTGCGTTTGTCTCGTCCACCTCGGCGCTCGACACCGAGCACTATATTCGCTTGTCGGACGCGCTGAGCGAAGGCCAAGGGGTGAGTGAGCAGGATACGCTCGATGGCAGTGCACGCGGCCTCACCAGTGGCTACGGCCAGTCCAAGTGGGCTGCCGAGCGTCTCGTCAtggccgctgcacaccgcgGCTTGCAGGCCTCCATCGTCCGTCCTGGGTACGTCGTGGGCGATAGCCGTACGGGTGTGGCCAACACCGACGACTTTTTGTTCCGCCTCGTGAAAGGATCCGTGCAGCTTGGGCTGATTCCCGATATGGACAATACAGTGAACATGGTGCCTGTTGACCATGTTGCGCGCATTAccgcgcttgctgcgcttgcgacgCCGAGTCTGCCACGGTGTGCGGCGACCGGCGCGACTGTCTTTCACGTCACGTCGCATCCCGCGGTGCGGTACAATGCGTTTTTGGGCGCACTTGCTGTGTATGGCTGGGacgtccagcgcgtcgagtaCGTCGAGTGGCGTGCACAGCTTGAGAATCATGTACTGAACGCCGCGCAGGATGGCGAAAATGCCGCGTCGAATGCCTTGTTTCCCCTCTTGCACTTTGTCCTGGACAATTTGCCGGTATCGACCAAGTCGCCCGAGCTGTCGGATACGAATACCGaggcgctcctgcgccgtgcaaacGCGCTGGATGTGGTGCGTGGCGTGGATGAACGGATGCTGGGGCTCTACTTTGCCTGGCTCGTCGCTGTCCGTTtcttgccgccgccgccacatggcgcgcgattgCCGGCGCTGCCCAACGACGCGGTGCTGGAGGCGGTGGGCCGCGGCTCGGCGAACTAG
- a CDS encoding uncharacterized protein (antiSMASH:Cluster_1; EggNog:ENOG503P5Y4), translating into MAETARSAPWWAVWRTRGDASSKDAVHDDAFHTPAHKPITTLHELEDAVDDATKPKAHSVRLPFSTLLVCSAYGLGFASGMLGGARRTALVYLAENAHRRPTTVQGWYFYNKTKYYRMILGGVRHGAHTGIKLAGWVAGYCLLDFMAENGRSQLHERFALTNTPNAVLDAYYMGHWVDGAFAGMATGCIGAVAYQLPAPIVPRILLLGAGAGGLTGGLDKASI; encoded by the exons ATGGCCGAGACCGCGCGTAGTGCGCCGTGGTGGGCCGtgtggcgcacgcgcggcgatgcaagTTCAAAGGATGCTGTACATGATGACGCTTTTCATACCCCGGCTCACAAACCGATCACCACACTCCACGAGCTCGAAGACGCGGTCGACGATGCGACAAAGCCCAAGGCGCACAGTGTGCGCCTGCCGTTCAGCACGCTGCTCGTTTGTTCGGCGTACGGACTTGGGTTTGCATCGGGGATGCTGGGCGGTGCGCGTCGCACTGCGCTGGTATACCTCGCGGAGAATGCACACCGCAGACCGACGACCGTGCAGGGCTGGTACTTTTACAACAAAACGAAATACTACCGCATGATCCTCGGTGGcgtgcggcatggcgcACATACGGGCATCAAACTCGCAGGGTGGGTCGCGGGCTACTGTCTGCTTGATTTTATGGCCGAGAATGGGCGCAGTCAGCTGCACGAGCGATTCGCACTCACAAACACACCCAATGCAGTGCTCGATGCATACTATATGGGGCACTGGGTTGACGGTGCATTTGCAGGAATGGCAACGGGATGCATTGGTGCAGTCGCAT ACCAATTGCCCGCGCCCATCGTCCCACGGATCCTGTTGCTTGGCGCGGGTGCCGGCGGACTGACTGGGGGCCT CGACAAAGCGTCCATATAG
- a CDS encoding uncharacterized protein (EggNog:ENOG503P6QT; antiSMASH:Cluster_1; BUSCO:EOG09265GYD; COG:S) yields the protein MSNASRSSRQQCWDNRDEYYACLTRHNIIAPPGTDMADVKGPLGRGEFAEARSEAERQRTVDIERQQDPCSAQRDMYERTCASSWVDYFNKRRILDERQKKFYADAEARVRR from the exons ATGTCTaatgcatcgcgcagcagcaggcaGCAGTGCTGGGACAATCGCGACGAGTACTATGCTTGCTTAACCCGCCACAACATCATTGCTCCTCCCGGCACGGACATGGCCGACGTTAAAGGCCCCTTGGGCCGCGGTgagtttgccgaggcgcggtCCGAGGCCGAGCGGCAACGAACTGTAGACATAGAGCGCCAGCAGGATCCGTGctctgcacagcgcgacaTGTACGAGCGCACCTGTGCATCAAGTTGG GTCGATTACTTTAACAAACGCCGCATCCTTGACGAGCGCCAGAAAAAATTCTACGCCGACGCGGAGGCGCGCGTCCGACGCTAG
- a CDS encoding L-threonylcarbamoyladenylate synthase (antiSMASH:Cluster_1; EggNog:ENOG503NU6F; COG:J; BUSCO:EOG09262FW1): MTSTILRVLPSSSASDFGFTFADASIPPRSEPISTLRVAFHSNEAEQHLQQAAAHLRDGELVAFPTETVYGLGACALHADAARKIYDAKNRPADNPLIVHVSDRDMLERLVEKDAINPAMDALITAFWPGPLTLLFPVRTKKGKPIVPTAVTCGQTTVGIRMPSHPIARALISLANVPIAAPSANASGRPSPTSAAHVFTDLGHSGKLRYIVDGGACTVGVESTVVDATAPGQVCVLRPGGVSVEAIGDVLKQRQLLAAPDAPSQGQAHLLVYGKDMARSAQQELAPTTPGMKYRHYSPQASVILVRCEQGDNVPSVASFMQHIAAQPNARIGVLCAIDSPLFVALKRIAHPQRALAMWAAQCEANAKRTSPLVSYDQSQLCIYSLGTSANAAMAAQRLFDGLRVLDADIVWDDKQQTCDVILVEAVGEAGVGLAVMNRVQKAATETVVVGC, from the coding sequence ATGACTTCAACTATACTGCGCGTCCTGCCAAGCTCGTCAGCATCCGACTTTGGCTTTACATTTGCCGACGCTTCCATACCTCCACGCTCCGAGCCGATCAGCACATTGCGCGTTGCATTCCACTCAAACGAGGCGGAGCAGCACCTGCAacaagcagctgcacacTTGCGCGACGGAGAACTAGTTGCATTTCCCACCGAGACAGTGTATGGACTCGGCGCATGTGCACTGCATgcggacgccgcgcgaaaaatCTACGACGCAAAAAACCGCCCCGCGGATAACCCATTGATTGTCCATGTGAGCGATCGGGATATGCTTGAGCGACTCGTGGAAAAAGACGCCATCAACCCTGCTATGGACGCGCTGATCACTGCGTTCTGGCCAGGGCCACTCACGCTGTTATTTCctgtgcgcacaaaaaaGGGGAAGCCAATCGTTCCCACGGCCGTGACGTGCGGCCAGACGACGGTCGGCATTCGCATGCCATCGCACCCCattgcacgcgccttgATCAGTCTCGCCAATGTCCCgattgcagcgccgtctgcCAACGCGTCGGGGCGGCCATCACCgaccagcgccgcacatgTGTTTACAGACTTGGGGCACAGCGGCAAGCTTCGGTACATTGTCGATGGGGGTGCGTGCACGGTCGGTGTAGAGAGCACCGTCGTCGATGCCACGGCGCCTGGGCAAGTGTGCGTTCTTCGGCCGGGCGGCGTGAGTGTCGAGGCGATTGGCGACGtgctcaagcagcgccagttGCTGGCCGCGCCCGATGCCCCGTCCCAAGGACAGGCTCACCTGCTGGTGTATGGAAAGGATATGGCACGCAGTGCACAGCAGGAGCTAGCGCCAACGACGCCCGGCATGAAATACCGGCATTACTCACCCCAAGCAAGCGTGATTTTGGTCCGGTGTGAGCAGGGCGACAATGTACCGAGCGTGGCGTCGTTTATGCAACACATCGCTGCACAGCCCAATGCACGTATCGGCGTCCTGTGTGCCATTGATTCGCCGCTTTTTGTGGCCCTCAAGCGCATAGCGCATCCACAAAGGGCGCTTGCGATGTGGGCGGCACAGTGCGAGGCAAATGCCAAACGCACCTCCCCCCTTGTTTCCTACGACCAAAGCCAACTCTGCATCTATTCGTTAGGCACCAGCGCAAACGCTGCCATGGCCGCACAGCGACTATTTGACGGACTGCgcgtgctcgatgcggaTATCGTATGGGATGACAAGCAGCAGACCTGCGACGTAATTCTAGTGGAAGCCGTTGGCGAGGCTGGCGTCGGCCTCGCGGTGATGAATCGCGTGCAAAAAGCCGCGACAGAGACAGTCGTGGTAGGGTGTTGA
- the srk1 gene encoding MAPK-activated protein kinase Srk1 (SMCOG1030:serine/threonine protein kinase; antiSMASH:Cluster_1; EggNog:ENOG503NUAK; TransMembrane:1 (i338-356o); COG:T): MSLERIRQFLRHGKAAAGPFPNSFKSEEKIPGSNASPMALSMSQATTAPAPATTPVPTIVSPVRTPDAEGIADGIDKQKRTKVCKADLERIVAEEREAATHKNLPDYPGLPDRFILTDKIGDGTFSMVYKAIARDTGEEVAVKVVRKQKMRVKTSDAVMREQNKTTERAAILKEVQIMRRLEHPSIVKLLSFTESDEHCFLVMELLDGGELFEQIVKLTYLSEDLARHVIVQVAQGIQFMHRNGIVHRDIKPENLLFNTMEIVPSDDKIEQRPYNQDKADEGKFIPHLGGGGIKDVKIADFGLSKVVWEQHTKTPCGTVGYAAPEIVRDQQYTKSVDMWALGCVLYTLLCGFPPFYDESIKVLTQKVSKGQYTFLSPWWDDISDAAKDVISNLLTVDVSQRFTIDQFLAHEWCQTSAPPAHARKEERSVIPVSLDSPLLASMHSREFSAQDAGRWSNSGHLREAIDVSFAAHRIEEEMRRKDGAWRDGNVESDAQRDAATVRFRHGHAAAKAILDRHNAHAPKNAPSRNANSAFVLSMDGASILERRRRAVEPKVQKQRTVPHVRA, translated from the coding sequence ATGTCGTTGGAGCGAATACGTCAGTTTCTGCGGCACGGCAAGGCAGCGGCGGGCCCTTTTCCCAATAGTTTCAAGTCAGAGGAAAAAATACCTGGGTCAAACGCGTCGCCAATGGCGCTCTCGATGAGCCAAgcgacgacggcgccggcgccggcgacGACTCCGGTGCCAACGATCGTCAGCCCTGTTCGTACGCCGGACGCAGAGGGCATAGCAGATGGAATTGACAAACAGAAGCGAACTAAGGTGTGTAAAGCCGATCTTGAACGTATCGTCGcagaggagcgcgaggcagcaACGCACAAGAACCTGCCCGACTATCCTGGGCTCCCTGACCGGTTCATTCTCACCGACAAGATTGGCGATGGGACGTTCTCGATGGTGTATAAAGCAATTGCGCGGGACACGGGCGAGGAAGTAGCTGTCAAGGTGGTGCGGAAGCAAAAGATGCGGGTCAAGACGAGCGATGCTGTCATGCGCGAGCAGAACAAGACCACAGAGCGAGCGGCGATCCTAAAAGAGGTGCAGATTATGCGGCGGTTGGAACATCCTTCCATTGTGAAACTGCTTTCTTTCACCGAGTCGGACGAGCACTGCTTTCTGGTGATGGAGCTGCTTGACGGGGGCGAGCTGTTTGAGCAGATCGTCAAACTGACGTACCTTAGCGAAGatctcgcgcgccatgtgATTGttcaagtcgcgcaagGGATTCAATTTATGCACCGCAATGGCATTGTCCACCGGGATATCAAGCCGGAGAACCTTTTGTTCAACACGATGGAGATCGTGCCGTCGGACGATAAGATCGAGCAGCGGCCGTACAACCAGGACAAAGCGGATGAAGGCAAATTTATACCCCATCTTGGTGGCGGCGGGATAAAGGATGTAAAGATTGCCGACTTTGGGCTGAGCAAGGTCGTGTGGGAACAACATACCAAGACGCCTTGCGGCACGGTCGGGTACGCAGCACCAGAGATTGTGCGGGACCAGCAATATACCAAGAGTGTGGATATGTGGGCGCTTGGCTGTGTCTTGTATACCCTCCTTTGTGGCTTCCCGCCTTTTTACGACGAGTCGATCAAAGTGCTCACCCAAAAGGTGTCCAAAGGCCAGTATACTTTTTTGTCTCCGTGGTGGGATGACATCAGCGACGCCGCGAAAGATGTCATATCCAACTTGCTTACCGTCGATGTCAGCCAGCGGTTTACCATCGACCAATTTCTTGCGCACGAATGGTGCCAAACTAGCGctcctccagcgcacgcacgcaaaGAAGAGCGCAGTGTAATACCCGTCTCGCTGGACTCGCCACTCCTTGCATCCATGCACTCGCGCGAATTCAGTGCGCAGGACGCGGGGCGCTGGAGCAATTCGGGCCACTTGCGCGAGGCCATCGACGTTTCTTTTGCGGCCCACCGCATTGAAGAAgaaatgcgccgcaaagatGGCGCGTGGCGAGACGGGAACGTGGAGAGCGATGCCCaacgcgacgctgccaCGGTGCGTTTCCGACACGGGCATGCAGCTGCAAAGGCTATTTTGGACCGGCAcaatgcacacgcaccaAAGAATGCACCGTCGCGAAACGCAAATTCAGCGTTCGTATTGAGCATGGACGGTGCATCGATTCTCGAGCGCCGGCGGAGGGCCGTAGAGCCAAAGGTGCAGAAGCAGCGTACGGTGCCCCACGTTCGTGCTTAG
- a CDS encoding uncharacterized protein (EggNog:ENOG503P54J; antiSMASH:Cluster_1; SECRETED:SignalP(1-17)): MVSFLSCLLALLAVHWAVIVWRRWSIHNRTQRFVRDQRRKAGIPDSDKRPLSVAAADAAKQRQEAFQKQLQECSDVFGPAQPAPTAPTGTRAAHAPSRAPSGAQHAAIAPQRTALLGPRLHAYEPETFYGPLQPTPGAKRGHAETEPQRTTKRGRVEAQAAPSSRKRHADTAPEADGTRSADAREVRRKVESDEDSHDSASSSEMSVDAEEEPERAVRLKKRSVDTSDDHAPGDEWHDANGLRWRIGDDGVPRRAVLLVEMKPKFKMPRDTIHPDARAKVPTYTEKFLSHEEYEDAKRKKILSWQHQLAMAQTNAAMSPLSFESDDNVEDSLASLKTRRARGQARKNKGAELLFSEQARSPHSYAGSTAGIESFGTSLSDVSGGGDLSFSSSVGSEISSASGSRRLRLGLSPAPPNMLGQRYARIFAASPSPLSPARATLDHAARRKREEALMARIRADRAPREVAEEKTVVPTTAAPSAEQSVNLTGKPNTQSSTRFSFKKPETQAPDALSCSK, encoded by the coding sequence ATGGTGTCCTTCCTTTCCtgcctgcttgcgctcctaGCAGTGCATTGGGCCGTGATAGTGTGGCGCCGATGGTCGATACATaatcgcacgcagcgatttgtgcgcgaccagcgccgcaaggccGGGATCCCAGACTCGGATAAACGCCCACTCAGCGTTGCGGCCGCGGATGCGGCAAAGCAGCGACAGGAAGCGTTTCAAAAACAACTGCAGGAGTGTTCGGACGTGTTTGGGCCCGCCCAGCCCGCACCTACAGCTCCCACAGGcacgcgtgcagcgcatgcgccgagccgAGCGCCGTCGGGCGCACAACACGCCgcaatcgcgccgcagcgcacggcgctaTTGGggccgcgcttgcacgcataCGAGCCAGAGACGTTTTATGGTCCCTTGCAGCCCACTCCAGGTGCAAAGCGGGGTCATGCAGAGACcgagccgcagcgcacgacaaagcgcggccgtgtcgaggcgcaagcggcgccaagTAGCCGGAAACGGCACGCAGATACTGCACCTGAGGCGGATGGgacgcgcagtgcagatgcgcgcgaggtgcggcgcaaggtcGAGTCCGACGAAGATAGCCATGACTCTGCGTCTTCCTCCGAAATGTCGGTCGATGCGGAGGAGGAGCCAGAGAGGGCCGTGCGTTTGAAAAAGCGATCTGTAGATACCTCGGACGATCATGCGCCCGGCGACGAATGGCACGATGCAAACGGCCTGCGCTGGAGGATTGGCGATGatggcgtgccgcgccgcgccgtgctgcttgTGGAAATGAAGCCCAAGTTCAAAATGCCGCGCGATACAATCCATCCggacgcgcgtgcaaaagtACCAACCTACACGGAAAAGTTTCTCTCCCACGAAGAGTACGAGGATGCGAAGCGGAAAAAGATCCTTAGCTGGCAGCACCAACTTGCGATGGCACAGACGAATGCGGCCATGTCCCCGCTGAGCTTTGAGTCCGATGACAACGTTGAAGACAGTCTCGCAAGCCTGAAAACACGACGTGCTCGCGGacaggcgcgcaagaacaAAGGAGCAGAGCTGCTGTTCAGCGAGCAGGCACGCTCACCGCACTCATACGCAGGCTCTACCGCAGGCATCGAGTCGTTTGGCACATCGCTCAGCGACGTGAGTGGCGGAGGCGACCTCTCTTTTTCTTCCTCGGTAGGCAGCGAGATCAGCAGCGCGTCTGGCTCgcgacgcctgcgcctcggcctctCGCCTGCGCCACCCAACATGCTGGGACAGCGTTATGCACGTATTTTTGCTGCTTCTCCTTCGCCACTGTCGCCCGCGCGTGCCACTCTGGATcatgctgcacggcgcaagcgcgaagAAGCTCTCATGGCGCGTATTCGCGCGGaccgagcgcctcgcgaGGTCGCGGAGGAAAAAACAGTGGTGCCCACCACGGCCGCACCGTCCGCCGAGCAAAGCGTCAATCTTACCGGCAAACCCAATACCCAATCGAGCACGCGCTTTTCCTTCAAGAAACCCGAGACCCAAGCGCCGGACGCCTTGTCTTGTAGCAAATAG